Proteins encoded by one window of Acidipropionibacterium virtanenii:
- a CDS encoding UvrD-helicase domain-containing protein, which translates to MSPQARPGDDVTSSSDTVVFDIAADLPRGTTLLEASAGTGKTWTIAAIVARAIASGQVRIGQVLLVTFNRSAARELRARVHARLVGCRSLLAGDREPTDELDGLLGSADDRQRAEMTRRLDRAVAGFEDATITTTHEFSARMLAELGVLADHDPTSQLLPDPSALADQVGRDLFLRIHLDDAAPPAPAPWLRLGQQAAVTHPDVSLSQAEASAASAARLAWAQAVRRESIRRRRAAGRHTFDDLIADLAAALDDPGRGADAARALASRFRLVLVDEFQDTDPLQWRVLDRAFRGRVDLWLIGDPKQSIYAFRGADIHAYLDAVGAVDRVLALTVNRRADAPVVEGISRLFGPALLGGPRIHLGPVTAWHRRSRIRGPVSGARRYDWSRPVQLRCIEQEGPSALKPDEADRLVEQDLVNQVVMMLEGGSTWTDSGGDRPLEPRDIAVLVRTRRRGAQIQQALAGAGVPTVFTGAGSVWRSPAAADLADLLDGLERPDPPVVARLALSPLGGGTPAGLMAPSSPVRPELAVRLGSWARRWPDLGVRGVIDEALHRPGILAAILRDRGGERYVTDLRQVAEIADEAMSTGAASIRRIATIRTPGRVADWIRDQEAAGSDEAPRRLETDRRAIAIMTIHQAKGLGFPVVLLPDAARSWIPKDRGDPLLWHDGDHRLLDLGGQGPARERVWSAHRADEMAEDLRTLYVAMTRARSALRLWWTPVRRQHGGSALHRLLAFDHSAPATPGPGTGRIDPYRLGWLDESVEVVPVRRQRRLHLSADDQTVTAGAPRTLARDVDRDWVRTSYSGLTAGMHTAPGGVVTTGGFDEPDDDPAFPGPSGPSPSGSESGASPEGLCAMPGGTAFGTLVHAVLERVRPVSRGLDDDVAEQTRLVMASAPLPGVDVSQLSEGLAAVMRTDLGTLASGRRLCDIGPGNRLAELGFELSMADRSSGAATLADLAGAFSDPALVPHDDPLAGYGQVLAESPAAPRMLCGFLTGSIDAVLRLPDGRHIVVDYKTNRVPLPAGRPLRPDHYDQEAMTQLMIDSHYPLQAVLYSAALHRMLKSRLRGYDPSRHLGGVGYLFVRGMTGSPAPEQGMPAGVFSWYPSAALVVRVSDLLSASGRIDA; encoded by the coding sequence GTGAGCCCGCAGGCACGACCGGGGGACGACGTCACATCCTCGTCGGACACCGTCGTCTTCGACATCGCCGCCGACCTGCCCCGCGGTACCACCCTGCTCGAGGCCAGTGCGGGGACGGGCAAGACGTGGACCATCGCCGCCATCGTCGCCAGGGCGATCGCCAGCGGTCAGGTGAGGATCGGCCAGGTTCTGCTGGTGACCTTCAACCGATCGGCCGCCCGCGAGCTGCGGGCGAGGGTGCATGCCCGCCTGGTCGGCTGCCGCTCCCTGCTCGCCGGCGATCGCGAGCCCACCGATGAGCTGGATGGTCTGCTGGGCAGCGCCGACGACCGGCAGCGGGCCGAGATGACCCGGCGCCTCGATCGCGCGGTCGCCGGCTTCGAGGACGCCACGATCACCACCACCCATGAATTCTCGGCCCGGATGCTGGCGGAGCTCGGCGTGCTGGCCGATCACGACCCCACCTCGCAGCTGCTGCCCGACCCCTCGGCCCTGGCCGACCAGGTCGGGCGCGACCTGTTCCTGCGCATCCACCTGGACGACGCCGCTCCCCCCGCACCCGCCCCCTGGCTGCGTCTGGGCCAGCAGGCGGCGGTGACCCACCCGGATGTCTCGCTGAGCCAGGCCGAGGCCTCCGCCGCATCGGCGGCCCGCCTGGCCTGGGCCCAGGCCGTCCGCCGGGAGTCGATCCGGCGCCGCCGCGCCGCGGGACGCCACACCTTCGACGACCTCATCGCCGACCTGGCGGCGGCCCTCGACGATCCCGGGCGGGGCGCCGACGCGGCGAGGGCACTGGCGTCACGATTCCGCCTGGTGCTGGTCGACGAGTTCCAGGACACCGACCCTCTCCAGTGGCGGGTTCTGGACCGGGCATTCCGCGGCCGGGTGGACCTGTGGCTCATCGGCGATCCGAAACAGTCGATCTATGCTTTCCGAGGAGCCGACATCCACGCCTACCTGGACGCCGTGGGGGCGGTCGACCGGGTGCTGGCACTCACCGTCAACCGGCGTGCCGACGCGCCGGTGGTCGAGGGGATCTCGCGGCTCTTCGGCCCGGCCCTGCTGGGCGGCCCGCGCATCCATCTGGGACCGGTCACCGCCTGGCATCGGCGGTCACGGATCCGCGGTCCGGTCTCCGGCGCCCGCCGCTACGACTGGTCGCGACCGGTCCAGCTGCGCTGCATCGAGCAGGAGGGGCCGTCCGCGCTGAAGCCCGATGAGGCCGACCGCCTGGTGGAGCAGGATCTCGTCAACCAGGTCGTGATGATGCTGGAGGGGGGCTCGACGTGGACCGATTCGGGCGGTGACCGGCCCTTGGAACCCCGTGACATCGCGGTGCTGGTGCGCACCCGGCGACGCGGGGCGCAGATCCAGCAGGCCCTGGCAGGGGCCGGCGTCCCGACCGTGTTCACCGGGGCGGGCTCGGTCTGGCGGTCCCCCGCGGCCGCCGACCTGGCCGACCTGCTCGACGGCCTCGAACGGCCGGACCCGCCAGTGGTGGCCCGGCTGGCCCTATCACCGCTCGGCGGGGGCACGCCGGCCGGACTCATGGCCCCCAGCTCGCCGGTGCGTCCCGAACTGGCGGTCCGGCTCGGTTCCTGGGCGCGGCGTTGGCCCGATCTCGGCGTCCGGGGAGTGATCGACGAGGCGCTGCACCGGCCGGGCATACTCGCCGCCATCCTGCGCGATCGTGGCGGGGAGCGCTATGTGACCGATCTGCGGCAGGTCGCCGAGATCGCCGACGAGGCGATGAGCACCGGAGCCGCATCGATCCGGCGCATCGCGACCATCCGGACTCCCGGACGGGTGGCCGACTGGATCCGCGACCAGGAGGCCGCGGGCTCGGACGAGGCGCCCCGTCGCCTGGAGACCGACCGTCGTGCGATCGCGATCATGACGATCCACCAGGCGAAGGGGCTCGGCTTCCCGGTGGTGCTGCTGCCCGACGCGGCACGGAGCTGGATACCCAAGGACCGTGGCGACCCGCTGCTGTGGCACGACGGCGATCACCGGCTGCTGGATCTGGGCGGTCAGGGGCCGGCCCGGGAGAGGGTCTGGAGCGCGCACCGCGCCGACGAGATGGCCGAGGACCTGCGCACCCTCTATGTGGCGATGACCCGTGCCCGTTCGGCGCTGCGCCTGTGGTGGACGCCGGTGAGGCGTCAGCACGGGGGGTCGGCCCTGCACCGCCTCCTCGCATTCGACCACTCGGCCCCCGCGACCCCCGGGCCCGGCACCGGCCGGATCGACCCTTACCGGCTCGGCTGGCTCGATGAGTCCGTCGAGGTCGTACCGGTGCGCCGCCAGCGTCGGCTGCATCTGAGCGCCGATGACCAGACCGTGACCGCCGGCGCACCGCGGACTCTGGCCCGTGACGTGGACCGGGACTGGGTCAGGACCTCCTACTCCGGACTCACCGCCGGGATGCACACCGCGCCGGGCGGCGTCGTGACCACCGGTGGGTTCGATGAACCCGACGACGACCCTGCCTTCCCCGGCCCCTCCGGCCCCAGTCCCTCCGGTTCCGAGTCCGGAGCCTCTCCGGAGGGGCTGTGCGCCATGCCTGGTGGGACGGCCTTCGGCACCCTGGTGCATGCCGTCCTGGAACGGGTCCGGCCGGTATCCCGAGGGCTCGACGACGACGTCGCCGAACAGACCCGGCTGGTGATGGCCTCGGCACCGCTTCCCGGAGTGGACGTCTCGCAGCTGAGCGAGGGGCTGGCCGCGGTGATGCGGACCGATCTGGGCACCCTCGCCTCCGGGCGCCGGCTGTGCGACATCGGCCCGGGGAACCGGCTCGCCGAGCTCGGATTCGAACTGTCGATGGCCGACCGGTCGAGTGGAGCCGCGACCCTGGCGGATCTGGCCGGCGCCTTCAGCGACCCCGCCCTGGTGCCGCACGACGACCCGCTGGCGGGATACGGCCAGGTGCTGGCGGAGTCCCCGGCCGCGCCACGGATGCTCTGCGGATTCCTCACCGGGTCGATCGACGCGGTACTGCGGCTGCCCGACGGCCGGCACATCGTCGTCGACTACAAGACCAATCGGGTGCCCCTGCCCGCGGGCCGGCCGCTGCGTCCCGACCATTACGACCAGGAGGCGATGACGCAGCTCATGATCGATTCGCACTACCCCCTCCAGGCGGTCCTCTACAGCGCCGCCCTCCACCGGATGCTGAAGTCCCGGCTGCGCGGATACGACCCCTCCCGTCACCTCGGCGGGGTCGGCTACCTGTTCGTGCGCGGTATGACCGGCAGCCCGGCGCCCGAGCAGGGGATGCCCGCCGGGGTGTTCAGCTGGTACCCCTCGGCGGCGCTGGTGGTGCGGGTCAGCGACCTCCTCTCGGCCTCCGGGAGGATCGATGCCTGA
- a CDS encoding exodeoxyribonuclease V subunit gamma, whose product MSTTAARLQATGEGAPAGGAGARLVVASDWEQVVSTAVEVLSGPTEDPFSLPLLVVPSRAHSLALSQQVALRHGVAVGMAGCTPSQLRHDLEGRLLGLPEHGDPWRADSLALRIAGVIESGPEPWLDAVHAHLTRLGESGVASPGWDLARQTATSLLRIAGRWPDMLAGWSRGRDTLPDGTALDPGHLWWAPLWRHLAQQDVGRTDPLERHRMLLDAVSTCAPPWRSCLWLAAASTSPTDRELAAALSARITTTVIHLDHSAASEEGPTARPWAAFDRVRPAGAAGWTRVLATRPCRAVDAEGRRASRDTLLDRLRDGVAGRPGRDCAPDGPAPDRTVVVHDCHGPDRQAEVIRDVLCDALADMTDLEPRDLLVICAPGSGLPGLLTGLTAAGDPGAGASQHPGRRIRVAATAPERPNPAAEAVLTVLRLGRARATSADLIDLCALPAVSRRFRFSSEDLMTIARLVEDSGIRWGVDAGSRASAGLPRVRQSTWLAGIERMLLGAAMASTPPGWLATVTPMEGIGSADIDLVGRLAELVSRIRRALLDTAEPTSLDQWSGRVSRIVEEITDSPDEPWAGPATVGCLSELATACPGAVVGRERIADILESRATSRTRPAWFSGAVQVCAPADLDGIGHAVVVLADPDTAPLPTGEFPGLNLADDPEQDPAALGRQLLLDALASARRRLVVVRQTLDPVTNAVMLPGPFSTTLDSALCDAGVCPADVTVRHGLQPFSPAEHPAGAAPAGPSWRSFDPVMMPDPVASVPEQVSRRTLLPPPHDLSTGIYSPADLAAILGHPARALLRTRLGTDTRSWRQEATGELPLELNALDGYGVRARLLADLESGASQAEALTAERLRGSTPPGELGLSPLRSQAERAAAVLSEAQRARGRSTPDLVRVDLELRGGAVAPLSFPDGALADPDRPLRLEDLVQVWDRAVVRTTASRASARDLLALWIELLAVSACATGPWHGVLASNSPARVLTAPGAERATELLAGLARLAWWSGQQLVPLPLRTAAVVAGLVRGPSSDWATGRSGVGVQWGRDHDADWAVFLDDSEQSWRDACIGLGTSAEDLSCWLLEPLMAASSGGSR is encoded by the coding sequence ATGAGTACCACCGCAGCTCGACTGCAGGCCACCGGCGAGGGAGCGCCCGCCGGCGGGGCGGGAGCGCGGCTCGTCGTGGCCTCCGACTGGGAGCAGGTCGTCTCGACGGCGGTCGAGGTGCTGTCCGGACCGACCGAGGATCCGTTCTCGTTGCCGCTGCTGGTGGTCCCCTCGCGGGCCCACTCGTTGGCCCTGTCCCAGCAGGTGGCCCTCCGGCACGGCGTGGCCGTCGGCATGGCCGGCTGCACCCCGTCGCAGTTGCGCCACGATCTAGAGGGCAGGCTTCTCGGCCTGCCGGAGCACGGCGATCCGTGGCGGGCCGACTCCCTGGCGCTGAGGATCGCCGGGGTGATCGAGAGCGGCCCGGAGCCCTGGCTCGATGCGGTGCATGCCCACCTGACCCGACTGGGCGAGTCCGGGGTCGCCTCCCCCGGCTGGGACCTGGCCCGCCAGACCGCCACCTCCCTGCTGAGGATCGCAGGGCGGTGGCCGGACATGCTCGCGGGCTGGTCGCGCGGGCGCGACACCCTCCCGGACGGAACTGCCCTGGATCCGGGCCATCTCTGGTGGGCGCCCCTGTGGCGGCACCTTGCCCAGCAGGATGTCGGCCGGACCGATCCGCTGGAGCGACACCGGATGCTTCTCGACGCCGTCTCGACCTGCGCTCCGCCCTGGCGGAGCTGTCTGTGGCTCGCCGCGGCGTCGACCAGCCCGACAGATCGCGAACTCGCGGCCGCGCTGAGCGCGAGGATCACCACCACCGTGATCCATCTCGACCACTCCGCCGCCTCGGAGGAGGGCCCCACCGCGCGCCCCTGGGCCGCCTTCGACCGGGTGCGCCCGGCCGGGGCGGCCGGATGGACCCGCGTCCTGGCGACACGCCCCTGCCGGGCCGTCGACGCTGAAGGACGACGGGCCTCGCGCGACACCCTGCTCGACCGGCTCCGGGACGGCGTCGCCGGCAGACCCGGCCGCGACTGCGCACCCGACGGCCCCGCACCCGATCGCACCGTCGTCGTCCACGACTGCCATGGCCCGGACCGGCAGGCCGAGGTGATCCGCGATGTGCTGTGCGACGCACTCGCCGACATGACGGACCTGGAACCACGCGATCTGCTGGTGATCTGTGCTCCGGGCAGCGGGCTCCCGGGCCTGCTGACCGGGCTCACCGCGGCAGGAGATCCCGGTGCGGGCGCCTCCCAGCATCCCGGACGACGGATCCGGGTCGCCGCCACGGCGCCCGAGCGTCCCAATCCTGCGGCCGAGGCGGTGCTGACCGTGCTGCGACTGGGCCGGGCCCGGGCCACCAGTGCCGACCTGATCGATCTGTGCGCGCTGCCGGCGGTCTCCCGGAGGTTCCGGTTCTCCTCCGAGGATCTGATGACCATCGCCCGGCTGGTGGAGGACTCCGGGATCCGCTGGGGGGTCGACGCCGGTTCACGAGCCTCCGCCGGACTGCCCAGGGTCCGGCAGTCGACCTGGCTCGCCGGGATCGAGCGCATGCTGCTGGGGGCGGCCATGGCCTCCACCCCGCCGGGATGGCTGGCTACGGTGACTCCCATGGAGGGCATCGGCTCGGCCGACATCGACCTGGTGGGACGCCTCGCCGAACTCGTCTCGCGAATCCGCAGGGCACTTCTGGACACCGCCGAGCCGACCTCCCTGGACCAGTGGTCAGGGCGGGTGTCCCGGATCGTCGAGGAGATCACCGACTCCCCCGACGAGCCCTGGGCCGGTCCCGCGACCGTCGGCTGCCTGTCGGAGCTCGCGACGGCGTGCCCGGGCGCGGTCGTCGGCCGGGAGAGGATCGCCGACATTCTGGAGAGCCGCGCCACCAGCCGCACCCGGCCCGCCTGGTTCAGCGGGGCCGTTCAGGTCTGCGCGCCGGCCGATCTGGACGGCATCGGGCATGCCGTCGTGGTGCTCGCCGATCCCGACACCGCCCCCCTGCCCACCGGCGAGTTCCCCGGACTGAACCTCGCCGACGACCCCGAACAGGACCCCGCGGCACTGGGCCGCCAACTCCTCCTGGACGCCCTCGCCTCAGCGCGACGACGCCTCGTCGTGGTGCGCCAGACCCTCGACCCGGTGACCAACGCCGTCATGCTGCCCGGCCCCTTCTCGACCACTCTGGACTCGGCCCTGTGCGACGCGGGAGTCTGCCCCGCCGACGTCACCGTCAGACATGGTCTCCAACCCTTCTCCCCGGCCGAGCATCCCGCGGGCGCTGCGCCGGCGGGACCGTCATGGCGCAGTTTCGACCCGGTCATGATGCCCGACCCTGTCGCATCCGTCCCGGAACAAGTCTCCCGCCGCACCCTTCTGCCGCCTCCTCACGATCTGTCCACGGGGATCTACTCGCCGGCCGACCTCGCGGCGATCCTGGGGCATCCGGCCCGGGCACTGCTGCGTACCCGCCTCGGCACTGACACCCGGTCCTGGCGCCAGGAGGCGACCGGGGAGCTCCCCCTGGAACTCAATGCGCTGGACGGCTACGGGGTCCGGGCCCGGCTGCTGGCAGATCTGGAGTCGGGCGCCTCCCAGGCCGAGGCCCTCACCGCGGAGCGCCTCAGGGGATCCACCCCTCCGGGCGAGCTGGGGCTGTCTCCGCTGCGCAGTCAGGCCGAGCGGGCCGCCGCCGTCCTCTCCGAGGCGCAGCGGGCGCGCGGCCGCTCGACCCCCGACCTGGTGCGCGTGGATCTGGAGCTGCGCGGCGGCGCCGTGGCGCCACTGAGCTTCCCTGACGGAGCCCTCGCCGATCCCGACCGGCCGTTGCGCCTCGAGGATCTGGTCCAGGTCTGGGACCGTGCGGTCGTGCGCACCACGGCGTCGAGGGCCTCGGCCCGTGACCTGCTGGCGCTGTGGATCGAGCTTCTCGCCGTGAGTGCCTGCGCCACCGGTCCCTGGCACGGGGTACTGGCGTCCAACTCGCCGGCGAGGGTGCTGACCGCGCCCGGCGCCGAACGCGCGACCGAGCTGCTGGCCGGCCTGGCCCGGCTCGCCTGGTGGTCGGGCCAGCAGCTCGTCCCTCTCCCGCTTCGTACCGCCGCGGTGGTGGCGGGCCTGGTCCGCGGCCCCTCCTCCGACTGGGCCACCGGGCGCAGCGGGGTGGGCGTGCAATGGGGACGGGATCACGATGCCGACTGGGCGGTCTTCCTCGACGACTCCGAACAGAGCTGGCGCGACGCCTGCATCGGCCTGGGCACCAGCGCCGAGGACCTCTCCTGCTGGCTCCTCGAACCGCTGATGGCGGCCTCATCGGGGGGCTCCCGGTGA